The Candidatus Dormiibacterota bacterium genome contains a region encoding:
- a CDS encoding ribonuclease I produces the protein MRVIAFVAFAAMCCGTVLASLVPAKHGDFAHYTFALTWQPGICSTDGGCLRDQPRRPLIGLHGLWASRPRQLIRSGVTDPQWWSRGCDFYVHSTAAPRLDAYLHWALGNVMPHFAHGLLTHEYDKHVQCFGFDPTAFFSTELAMRHAVVEGGFGRFLISQTGRTVTHAAVAYRFRLAFSTDETRSLQLQCGRNRAGQTVLTQFWITIRTSELAAFPRAVSLMNSPVNEDTCPATFRVPSWQ, from the coding sequence ATGCGCGTCATCGCTTTCGTCGCTTTCGCCGCCATGTGTTGCGGAACGGTCCTCGCCTCGCTCGTGCCGGCCAAGCATGGAGACTTCGCGCACTACACGTTCGCGCTGACGTGGCAGCCCGGCATCTGCTCCACGGATGGAGGATGCCTGCGCGATCAGCCCAGACGCCCGTTGATCGGGCTGCACGGCCTTTGGGCGTCGCGACCCCGGCAGCTCATCCGCAGCGGCGTCACCGATCCGCAATGGTGGTCGAGGGGTTGCGACTTCTACGTTCACAGTACCGCAGCACCTCGACTCGACGCGTACCTGCATTGGGCGCTCGGCAACGTGATGCCACATTTCGCGCACGGGCTGCTCACCCACGAATATGACAAGCACGTGCAATGCTTCGGGTTCGATCCGACGGCGTTCTTCTCCACCGAGCTCGCAATGCGCCACGCCGTCGTCGAGGGCGGTTTCGGACGATTTCTCATCTCACAGACCGGACGCACGGTCACGCACGCAGCCGTCGCCTATCGCTTCCGGCTGGCATTCTCTACGGACGAGACGCGATCGCTGCAGTTGCAGTGCGGTCGAAACCGCGCCGGGCAGACTGTCCTGACGCAGTTCTGGATCACGATACGAACGAGCGAGCTGGCCGCCTTTCCGCGAGCCGTTTCGCTGATGAACTCGCCCGTGAACGAGGACACATGCCCTGCGACGTTTCGCGTACCGTCCTGGCAGTAG
- a CDS encoding radical SAM protein codes for MTRACALACRHCRAAAIPQRHPLELTTTQAFALVDAVVECSPAAFILTGGDPFMRADIVTIVEYAVAHGLRTAVSPSATGRLTPASLRALSAAGCKRISLSLDAPDAASHDAFRGVRGSFERTLRGVRAAREAGLEVQINTTISRFNHTRIDEMAGVLRGLDIVLWSLFFLVPVGRATERDVLNASETERAFAQLHRLSGELPFDLKTTEAPHYRRYLLQHGDAASLAKRIPAIGDGKGFVFVSHLGEICPSGFLPYVVGNVRTDRLLDVYRGHPIMRRLRAPDTFGGKCGVCEYREICGGSRSRAYTMTGDAFASEPSCAYVSPAWSALAASPC; via the coding sequence ATGACCCGGGCGTGCGCGCTCGCGTGCCGGCACTGCCGCGCCGCGGCCATACCGCAGCGCCACCCTCTCGAGCTGACGACGACGCAGGCGTTCGCACTCGTCGACGCAGTTGTTGAGTGCTCGCCGGCGGCCTTCATCCTGACCGGGGGCGATCCGTTCATGCGTGCGGACATCGTTACGATCGTCGAATACGCCGTTGCACACGGTCTGCGGACGGCCGTTTCGCCGAGCGCGACGGGGAGGCTCACCCCCGCTTCTCTGCGCGCGTTGTCCGCCGCCGGCTGCAAGCGAATCTCTCTGAGCCTCGACGCTCCCGATGCAGCGTCGCACGATGCTTTCCGGGGCGTGCGCGGCTCCTTCGAACGAACGTTGCGCGGCGTGCGCGCGGCTCGCGAGGCGGGCCTCGAGGTGCAGATCAATACGACGATCTCGCGCTTCAACCACACGCGCATCGACGAGATGGCCGGCGTCCTGCGCGGACTGGACATCGTCCTCTGGAGCCTCTTCTTTCTCGTTCCGGTCGGCCGCGCGACGGAGCGCGACGTGCTGAACGCCTCGGAAACCGAGCGCGCGTTCGCACAGCTGCACCGGCTCTCCGGCGAGCTGCCGTTCGATCTCAAGACCACCGAAGCGCCGCACTACCGCCGGTATCTGCTGCAACACGGCGACGCCGCGAGCTTGGCCAAGCGAATTCCCGCGATCGGCGACGGCAAGGGATTCGTCTTCGTGTCGCATCTCGGGGAGATCTGTCCGAGCGGGTTCCTCCCGTACGTCGTCGGCAACGTTCGCACCGATCGCCTCCTCGACGTCTATCGCGGTCATCCGATCATGCGCCGCCTGCGCGCCCCCGATACGTTCGGCGGAAAATGCGGGGTGTGCGAGTACCGCGAGATCTGCGGCGGATCGCGATCACGCGCGTACACGATGACGGGCGACGCGTTTGCGAGCGAGCCGTCGTGCGCGTACGTCTCGCCCGCGTGGAGTGCGCTC